One part of the Candidatus Latescibacter sp. genome encodes these proteins:
- the cdaA gene encoding diadenylate cyclase CdaA → MELFKIGFFPIRLLDIVDVTIVSIFFYIVYQRIKDTRAKQLILGLLILIGASYMAAWAHLKALNALISFFSGAWLIGIVVIFAPELRHFLIHIGQWRGMGLLERPAEQKAVEEIVTAARMLSEKQFGALLVITRDNQLGSVVETGTSLNSQLSYQLLTTIFTPNTPLHDLAVVIRGNRLAAANCLLPLSDSRTIDRALGSRHRAAVGITEETDAIVVVVSEETRQISLAIDGRLIRNLSPAELRNNLLSLLH, encoded by the coding sequence ATGGAACTGTTTAAAATCGGTTTTTTTCCTATAAGGCTCCTCGATATAGTCGATGTGACTATTGTCTCCATATTCTTTTATATTGTCTATCAGCGGATTAAGGATACGAGGGCCAAGCAGCTCATCCTCGGCCTGTTGATTCTCATCGGCGCCTCATACATGGCGGCATGGGCGCACCTGAAGGCGCTCAACGCCCTCATCAGTTTTTTCAGCGGGGCATGGCTTATCGGCATCGTGGTAATTTTCGCCCCCGAACTCCGGCACTTTCTCATCCATATCGGGCAATGGAGAGGGATGGGGTTGCTTGAGCGCCCGGCAGAACAGAAAGCGGTCGAAGAGATCGTCACAGCTGCGCGGATGCTCTCGGAAAAACAATTCGGCGCTCTTTTGGTGATTACCCGCGACAATCAGCTCGGATCGGTGGTTGAAACGGGAACTTCTTTAAATTCACAGCTTTCCTACCAGCTGCTTACCACTATTTTTACCCCGAACACCCCGCTTCACGATCTGGCTGTTGTCATCCGCGGAAATCGCCTGGCCGCCGCCAACTGCCTGCTTCCTCTTTCAGATTCACGGACGATCGACCGCGCCCTCGGCTCCAGACACCGTGCGGCAGTCGGCATAACGGAAGAAACCGATGCCATCGTGGTCGTAGTAAGTGAAGAAACCCGTCAGATTTCACTGGCCATCGATGGCAGATTGATCAGAAATCTCTCCCCCGCCGAACTTCGTAACAATCTGCTCTCTCTTTTGCACTGA
- the folP gene encoding dihydropteroate synthase: MMEFEISDRKYDGRHPLLMGILNVTPDSFSDGGKYFDAERATARALEIQEDGADILDIGGESSRPGAEPVSIEDELARVTPVLEAIMPRISIPVSIDTTRAAVAERALGLGASMVNDISALSFDPRMADVVCSYGCPVVLMHMAGNPRTMQKSPHYKNVVEEILQFFHDRISYAVECDIPRSRIFVDPGIGFGKTVEHNLSILRQIGRFHETGCPILIGASRKKMIELITGAPLEERDWGTAALTAWCVFQGVEIQRVHSVKAMRQVCAMAAALGEQYGTV; the protein is encoded by the coding sequence ATGATGGAATTTGAAATAAGCGATAGAAAATATGATGGCAGACATCCCCTTCTTATGGGCATTCTGAATGTTACTCCGGATTCCTTTTCCGACGGCGGAAAATACTTTGATGCAGAGCGCGCGACGGCAAGGGCGCTGGAAATACAGGAAGATGGTGCAGATATTCTGGACATCGGAGGCGAATCTTCCAGGCCCGGCGCCGAACCGGTAAGCATTGAGGATGAGTTGGCCAGGGTGACTCCTGTTCTGGAAGCGATCATGCCGCGTATTTCTATTCCGGTTTCCATCGACACAACCAGGGCGGCAGTGGCAGAACGGGCGCTTGGACTCGGCGCTTCCATGGTCAATGATATATCCGCCTTGAGCTTCGACCCGCGTATGGCGGATGTGGTCTGCTCGTACGGTTGTCCGGTGGTGCTGATGCATATGGCCGGGAATCCGCGCACCATGCAAAAGTCGCCTCATTATAAGAATGTAGTGGAAGAAATCCTGCAGTTCTTCCACGATAGAATCTCGTATGCCGTGGAGTGCGATATTCCACGAAGTAGAATTTTCGTTGATCCGGGTATCGGTTTCGGGAAGACTGTGGAGCATAATCTCAGCATTCTGCGGCAGATCGGCCGGTTCCATGAGACCGGTTGCCCCATACTCATCGGCGCTTCCCGTAAAAAAATGATCGAACTTATCACCGGCGCGCCCCTGGAGGAGAGAGACTGGGGAACCGCTGCTCTCACCGCCTGGTGTGTGTTCCAGGGAGTGGAGATACAAAGGGTTCATAGTGTTAAAGCCATGCGGCAGGTCTGCGCCATGGCCGCTGCCCTCGGGGAACAGTATGGAACTGTTTAA
- the folE gene encoding GTP cyclohydrolase I FolE produces MDREKIKAGVLLLLEGIGEDPNREGLVETPDRVAEFYTEFFSSLQKNPREELRVFTTPNHDEMIILRDVSFTSMCEHHLLPFFGKVHIAYVPDSNKIVGFSSLGRVVDLLSKRPQLQERMTTEIADYIIDAIHPKGVMVVIEAEHMCMTIRGVKKPGSKVLTSAIRGIMRTAPSRAEAYSLIMQAR; encoded by the coding sequence ATGGACAGGGAAAAAATCAAGGCAGGGGTGCTTCTTTTGCTCGAAGGAATCGGAGAGGATCCAAACCGGGAAGGACTTGTCGAAACTCCCGACCGTGTAGCTGAATTCTACACTGAATTCTTTTCCAGTCTGCAAAAAAATCCGCGCGAGGAGCTCCGTGTTTTCACTACACCGAACCATGACGAGATGATTATCCTCCGTGATGTCTCATTTACCTCGATGTGCGAGCATCACCTCCTGCCCTTCTTTGGCAAAGTGCATATTGCCTATGTCCCCGATTCCAATAAGATTGTGGGATTTTCTTCGCTGGGGAGGGTGGTTGATCTGCTTTCCAAGCGGCCGCAGCTTCAGGAACGTATGACTACAGAAATTGCCGATTACATCATAGACGCCATACACCCGAAAGGGGTTATGGTGGTCATCGAGGCCGAGCACATGTGCATGACAATCCGGGGAGTGAAAAAACCCGGCTCGAAGGTGCTGACCTCGGCCATTCGGGGCATCATGCGAACCGCGCCCTCACGGGCAGAAGCATACAGCCTGATCATGCAGGCGCGATGA